In one window of Arthrobacter pascens DNA:
- a CDS encoding IS110 family transposase: MANEHRKVIVGIDTHADTHHVAVITETGVHVADKEFLAVGSGYQKIIAFITGFGQVLAAGVEGTGSYGAELSRVLTKEGIEVLEVMRPNRQGRRLKGKSDPLDAYQAAESALAGRGTATPKARDGAVEALRVLRAERSTAMRARVAVMNQVQSFLVSAPEALRAKYRGLTSAAMMAALEKTRPAGDISEPLNATATALKRLAVRYRALHQELALIDAELDAILTIHAPMLRDLHGVGTDVASQLLVTVGDNPERVGTEAQFAALVGVAPIPASSGKTSRHRLSRGGDRQANKAVHHVALVRMMSDTRTKTYVVRRRGEGKSTKEIMRCLKRYIAREIYNQLLHPQPAPDAGALRALRKTKNITLQAAADNLHVWPSALSRLERGHTRDDLFHQRYEHWLNEH, from the coding sequence ATGGCAAACGAGCACCGGAAAGTCATCGTCGGGATCGACACCCACGCCGATACGCATCACGTCGCCGTCATCACCGAAACCGGCGTCCATGTCGCCGATAAGGAATTCCTGGCCGTTGGGTCCGGCTACCAAAAGATTATCGCGTTCATCACCGGCTTCGGACAGGTCCTCGCCGCCGGAGTCGAAGGCACCGGCAGCTACGGCGCCGAGCTCTCCCGTGTCCTGACCAAAGAGGGCATCGAGGTCTTGGAGGTCATGCGCCCAAACCGGCAGGGGCGCCGGCTGAAAGGGAAGTCGGATCCGTTGGATGCCTACCAGGCCGCCGAGTCCGCGTTGGCCGGCCGAGGCACCGCCACACCCAAAGCCCGGGACGGAGCCGTGGAAGCCCTGCGCGTCCTGCGGGCCGAGAGGTCCACGGCGATGCGGGCGCGGGTCGCGGTCATGAACCAGGTCCAGAGCTTCCTCGTCTCCGCCCCCGAGGCGCTGCGCGCCAAATACCGTGGCCTGACCAGCGCCGCGATGATGGCCGCGCTGGAGAAGACCCGCCCGGCAGGGGACATATCAGAACCTTTAAACGCCACCGCCACCGCGCTCAAACGCCTCGCGGTCCGCTACCGGGCACTGCATCAGGAATTGGCGCTGATCGATGCCGAACTCGACGCGATCCTCACCATCCACGCACCCATGCTCCGTGACCTGCACGGGGTTGGCACAGACGTGGCCAGCCAGCTGCTGGTCACCGTGGGAGACAACCCCGAACGGGTCGGGACCGAAGCGCAATTCGCGGCCCTCGTCGGCGTTGCACCGATCCCCGCATCCTCAGGAAAGACCAGCCGGCACCGGCTCAGCCGCGGCGGCGACCGGCAGGCCAACAAAGCCGTCCACCACGTCGCTCTGGTCCGGATGATGAGCGACACCCGCACGAAAACATATGTCGTCAGACGGCGGGGCGAAGGCAAAAGCACCAAGGAAATCATGCGCTGCCTCAAACGCTACATCGCCCGTGAAATCTATAACCAGCTCCTCCATCCGCAACCGGCACCGGACGCAGGAGCCCTCCGGGCACTGCGCAAAACCAAGAACATCACCCTCCAGGCCGCAGCGGACAACCTCCACGTCTGGCCCTCCGCACTGTCCCGGCTCGAACGGGGGCACACCCGCGACGACCTCTTCCACCAACGCTACGAACACTGGCTCAACGAACATTGA
- a CDS encoding DUF4177 domain-containing protein: protein MQYVVLQVILKEKLWGTGSGNLTSLEKAINDQAAKGYRLHTITTASSGSKGMIGGGDRIQATMVFERLG, encoded by the coding sequence ATGCAGTACGTCGTCCTACAGGTGATCCTCAAAGAGAAACTGTGGGGAACAGGTTCAGGCAACCTGACCTCCCTGGAGAAGGCCATCAACGATCAGGCCGCGAAGGGCTACCGACTCCACACCATCACTACCGCGAGCAGCGGAAGCAAGGGAATGATTGGCGGCGGTGACCGTATTCAGGCAACGATGGTGTTCGAGCGCCTCGGATAA
- a CDS encoding nuclear transport factor 2 family protein produces MGKETEAFLAEILPKQRDMTVALHKGDVTPRIALWSHNDPTTLFGSHISGAGWTDLEPKFRKEAFRFAGATGFEFEVIAAGTSGSLAYTVGFEHSHAVVDGVPADYTMRTTHIYRREDGAWRIIHRHADFLPVQSP; encoded by the coding sequence ATGGGAAAGGAAACCGAGGCCTTCCTGGCCGAGATCCTGCCGAAGCAGCGGGACATGACCGTGGCGCTGCACAAGGGCGACGTGACACCCCGCATCGCTTTGTGGTCGCACAACGACCCCACCACGCTGTTTGGTTCGCACATCTCCGGAGCAGGCTGGACGGATCTCGAGCCCAAGTTCCGCAAGGAAGCCTTCCGGTTTGCGGGTGCAACCGGGTTCGAGTTCGAGGTCATCGCGGCCGGTACCAGCGGAAGCCTCGCCTACACGGTCGGGTTCGAGCACAGCCACGCCGTTGTTGACGGCGTCCCGGCTGACTACACGATGCGCACAACCCACATCTACCGCCGCGAAGACGGCGCCTGGCGAATCATTCACCGGCACGCGGATTTCCTTCCAGTTCAAAGTCCGTGA